Part of the Ferrimicrobium sp. genome, GACGCCGCAGCACGAGAATGGCATCACCGGCTTCGATGATGGGATCGGAGGAGACCCCCATGTGGATCTGCCCCTCTTTGACGACGCCAAGCAGCAATCCAGGTTCAATCGATCGCGCGCTGCTCAGCGTCTTGCCGATGAGCTCGGCTGGGGGATCAAACTCACGAAAAACCATCTCCGGTGAGCGGACCATCTCCAGCAAAAGATCACCTGCATGCGGGGTCTCAATGCTCTTGGCCAACGTGTGCCCCAACAGATCCTCCACCGACACGGTTGTTTCGACACCGAGGTCGGTCAGCGCAGTGGCGATTCTGGCTGAGTTGGCCACCGCGATCAGCGGGACCGTGGGCGCCAGGTGGCGCAACATCACAGCGACCAAGAGCGCATCCTTCTCGTCTTCGACCGCGATCAAGAGTCGCGAGGCGCGCTCTGGCTCCGAACGGCGCAACACAGACTCAAGGGTCGGGTCCCCTTTGATGGTCTCGACCGTCGCTGGGAGACTCTCGAGGTTGCTCTCGGCGATCACGACCACGCGTTCCCCGGTTCTCGCAACCTCATCGGCGATTTTTCGGACAGCGTCGTGCATGCCGTAGATGGCAACGAAACTCCCTCGTGGTGGCCCCTCTCGCATGTGCAAGAGCTTAGCGAGCCGTGCCGCGGTCAACGTTGCCGCCAAAAAGGCAAAGGCGGCACCAAAGAGGGGGATGGAGGTGACCATGACCAAGATGGCGATCACACGACCCACGGTGTTGTGTGGGGTGACATCGCCGTAGCCAACCGTCGTCGCCGTGGTGATAGCCCAATAGAGACCGATTCCAACGCTAACGTGCTGGGTCGCCGCGAAGGCGATGGCCCCGACCACGATGCAAGCAACCGAAGCTACCAGCAGGGTGATCACCTGGCTGCGCTTTACCCTGGTTAACAAGATGGTGACAAGCGTTGGCATTGCAGCCACAGCCTACCAGTAGTGATCTGGGTCGGCGATGTCGCTCGATCATTCCTGTTGAAACCAGAAATCTGGCGTCAGTTGTACCCTCCCCGAACCCCCGCGAAGGTCAAGCACCGCGCCTTCAAAGGCCCCCAGTCCGCGTAGCTCCCCGCGCCCAAACAGCGGACGGCCCACCCGATGGGTACTCGTCGTGACCCGCCATAGTCCACCCCGTTGCCAGCCAACCTCGGGGTGATCCACGGAGCCAAAGAGCTCCTCCAACATCCGCAGCGTCTCGACATCACCGATGCCACCGAGTACCACCGTCGTGCCAAACAGCGTCAGCAGGCCACGCATCAGCTCTGGCCAGCGCAGCCGTGCCTGGGACAGATCTTGGAGTGCGCCGAGCAGATAGACCCCCTGGGAGACACCCTCAGAGAGCAGCGAGCCAAGCGAGGGTAAGGGCGCGATGTTGGCCATCTCGTCAAGAATCAGTGCCACCATCGGATGCGCATCGACGGCCGCCGCCCGGTATGCGGCCCGACGGATCTCGTCGATTAAGGCGACCACGACGGGTGCGACCACCGTCTGCACCAACGCCGGAGAGACGATGAGTAAGACATCGTTGCTGATGACGAACCTAGAAGGGTCAAACAGCTCCCCAACATCAGAATCCCCAAAGCGATAGGCCGCCAGCGCCCCAGAGGCCGAGGAGATGATCGCCGAGCGCTCCCGCGCCTCGCTGGCCAGCACCCCCTGGAGCACCTCCAACGCGCGTTCAGCGCCGTTGAACTGCAGGGTGTCGATGGCCTCGGCGAAATCACGTCGATCGACCCAGCCGGCCACCACACTCGCCGGGACCTCCAAGAGATGGGCTGCATGCAACAACGGGGCCAGTAGCGCCTTTGCCCGATCAACCCAGTGACGGTCTGAACCGCTCGAACCCCCAAGAGCAACGGAGACAAACCCCTCCGCAACCAGCACCGCCTCCTCGAAGGTGCTCGCCCCGACAACTGGAGACCACACCGCACGCTGGGCGTCCTCATTGAGTGGTATCTCGTGGCTCGGATCAAAGACCCAGATCGTACCGAGCTCAACCCGTCGCTGGCGAATCGCATCGAGGATGTCGTTCTTGGTCGAGGTGACCACCACCGCGCCGGGAAAGAGTCGGGCGTTCGGGATCACCAACGAGGAGGTCTTCCCAGACCGCGGAGGACCCAGGACCAGCAGATGGGAGCGCTCGGAGGTAAAGTACGGTGCCCCATCGCCCCTGCGCCCGAGATAGAACATTTGGCCTACTCGATGACCAGCCCTTGTGCTACGAGTGACTCGACGTCGTCGCTGTTGAGACCGATTTCGTCAAGAATGCCACGAGTGTCGTAGCGCAACTGGGTTGCAGTTGGTTGATGCTCATTGGTATGCAGTCCAAACCGCGGTGCCGGGGCAGGCTGGGTCATGGAACCCACCGCCTGGAAACTCGAGCGGGCCTCGTGGAAGGGGTGCCGCAAGGATTCGGCCATAGTCAAGACAGGGGTGACGCACGCGTCAGAGTCTTGAAAGATCTGCTCCCACGCAGCTCGGTTGCGGCCAAGAAACTTCGTCTCAAAGGCGACCTGCATCTCGGGCCAGAGACGATGATCGTACTGGTTCTGAGCATTGAATCGGTCTCCGAGACCAAGACGGGTGACGAGCTCGTCGAAGAACTGGGGCTCAAGCGCACCTACAGCCATCCAACGATCATCCGCCGTCCGATAGGTTCGGTAGAAGGGCGCTCCCCCATCGAGAAGATTGCGGCCAGCGGGATTGGACCACTGCCCCTCTTGGAACATGGAGTAAATCATGGTCATCAACAACAACGACCCATCGACCATGGCAGCATCAACCACTTGACCTTGTCCGGTTCGATGCGACTCGATGAGCGCCGCCAGCACGCCAGCCACGAGCAACATCCCGCCTCCACCAAAGTCCCCGACCAGGTTCAGCGGGATCGCAGGACCGCGCGACTCATCCCCGACGGAGCCGAGCACGCCAGCCATGGAGATGTAGTTGATGTCATGGCCTGAGTGGGCTGCCTTCGGCCCATCCTGGCCCCAGCCGGTCATCCGCCCGTAGACAATCCGGGGGTTGTGCGCCATCACCTCAGCCGGGCCCAAACCCAAGCGCTCCATCACGCCTGGACGAAATCCCTCAATGAGGATCGATGAGCGATCGATAATTTGCATGATGACCTCGGTCGCACCAGGCTTTTTCGCATCGATGGCGATCGCTCGTTTTCCCCTCCCCATGAGGTCGGCACCGATCCCAGGACGCTTGGGTGGGTCGATCCGAATGACCGTGGCACCAAGGTCGGCCAGCACCATACCAGCGAAGGGTGCTGGGCCGATGCCCGCCATCTCGATAACTCTGATACCTTGGAGTGGTCCCACCTGCGTTAGTCCTTTGCCCTTTGAATCGTCGTCAACAGCTCTGGAGCCAGCCTATCCCAGCACCATGTGGGCAGATCATGACCGAGCCCACCGAAGAGCAGCAGGCGTGCTTCCTTTAAGACACGGAAGGTATCAAAACCACCCGAGACGTCTACCAGTGGATCGATCGTCCCGTGCACCACCAACGCGGGCAAGCCATCGAGGGCCGCCAACGCCGAGGAGCGGTCCCCAGAGGCAAGGATGGCCCCAAGCTGACGGACGCTCGCATACGGATCGTCGGTCCCAGCCGCGGCGAGTCGCTCAGCACCACGGGAGATGCGATCCAGAATCGCCTGTCGCTCTGTGGCTGAGCGTGGGCACGCAACCACCACCTCGAGCGGTTCAGCAGGATTTGGGTTCAGCAACGCCGCCAGTGCAAGCTCACTCGGGCCGCCGACACCCCTACGACCGGTGGTTCCGAGCATCGAAACGATTGAACGCACGCGCGTTGGTTGGGCAAGGAGGAACTGTTGGGCCACCATCGCACCCATCGAGACGCCGACAAGATGCACACGATCGATCCCAAGTTGATCGAGCAGCTCCAACAGGTCGTCGGCCATATCCGCCAAGGTGTAGGGAGCGAGCTCGTGCCTACCGATGGAGATCGAGAGGATGTCCGGAGCACCAGCCTCACTGAGATGTGTTGAACGCCCGCTATCACGCTGATCGTAGATCAACACCCGAAAACCGGCCGAGACCAGGACGTCAATCGACGACTTGGGCCAGTCGGTCAATTGCCCACCAAGGCCATGGATCATGACGACGGCGGGAGCATCCTCGGCTCCATAGAGCTCGTGCCAGAGCGCGATCTTGCGCAGCTCAGGCATCGCCGAGCTCACAGACCAGCGTCACGGCAGGATTCGCCAGGGTCAGACCCTCCGCGAGCGCTGCCTGAATGCGCGGGTCATCATCAGGTCCTAGGCAGAGCCTGCGTCGGACAGAGATGATCCGCCGGGCCGGGTCCTCAACACGCGCAAGCGATGGACCAACCAGAACACGTGGCGTCACCCCGAGCATCTCGAGGGCCTCAATCACGTCGGCAGCACTCGGTGTTGAGGGCCGTTCGATTTGATGAAACCGCTGCCACAGGAGGCTGAGGCCATAATGGGGATGGTGCAGCGTCATCTCTAGAACCACACCCACTCGAGCGTGATTGAGCAGTCCCGTCAAAAAGCCAAAAAGATCATCGATGTTGTAGATAACATTCTGCGAGGTGACGACGTCGTATCGCCCGAGCCCTGGCTCGAGGTCGAAGAAGTCCCCAACTCGCGTCTCAACGATCATCTCTGGCACCGCTTCGCTCTCGAGTGCAAGCACCTCGAGCATGGCCGCATTCTGATCGAGCGCCAACAGCGAGTGTACCGAGGGGGCGATCGGCAACACACCAGCCCCCGCTCCCGCTCCGACGTCGAGAACACTGCGGTCGCTGGAGCGATCAAGCAGTGCAAGAATCGCATGTTGGGTATGGTTGAGGGTCTCATCCATCCGGGGTCGAAAGGCGTTTGGGTCAAAGGACCACGGAGACTCAGGTGCTGACGCAAGGACCTCTTGGGGAATAGCCCAATCTGCCAGGTTGCTCGACCAGCGGCTCGCAAGAGCCTGACGTGCAGGCTCAGACGCTATCACATCGTACTCCTTGGATCGTCTTCGGTCTCGCGCAAGAGCGAGGCCTTTGCTTGTTCAAACTCCTGCAGACTAAGAAATCCACCAGCGTGAAGAATCGCCAGGCGCTCGAGCCGGCTCAACCGATCGCTCCCCTCTCCCGAGTTCACGACGGGTGGTGCCCCACCAAAACGTTGACGATCTTCGAGGCCAGCCAAGAGCTGACGGAGTCGCACCGGGTTCGGGATGAAGGTCACCAGCTCGTCACCGAGTGCATTACCGGAGTCGATCTTCAGGCGACCGAAGTGCAGCATGCGCCCGATGATACCCTGCTCGGTCGTGATGTCGTTGACGTGACGAAGCGGGATCTCGCTGGTACGACGCAACAGCACCCCGCGAGAGAAGCGCACCCGCCGATCGGTCACCACCAACATCTCCACGTACCACTGCAAACCACGAAACACCATGTTGACGACCGCCACGGCCAAAATAATAAGACCCAACAAGCTCAACAGCGCGTAGTTAAAGGTCGTCAAAACGATGGCGATCACACTGGCTGCCACGAACGTCGCCGCTGGTCCTAACACCAACCACCAGTGGGGATGAATAACCGCGACGAGCCGCTCGTCCGGATCGAGCATGGCGCCAACCACCCGCTGCGTGCGGCCAGAGAGCTGCCCCAGGCTTGGGGTCATCGGCTCGGGTGCAGCCATCGATGGCACCTAGGCGAGCTTCTGAGCGATGGTGGCCGCCGACTGGAGTACGCTACCATCGGCCCCTTGGGTCACCGGTAGATAGGTTGGGCGCTCGCGCGCCTCAGCAACGTCATTGGCCAACTGCTCTGCCAGCGTCTCCTTGGGCTCGATGAAAAGGTAATGCGAGAGCGACCCAGGGATGGTATTGACCTCGTTCAAGAAGAGCTCGCCGGCATCGTTGGCGAGGAAATCGATCCTTGCAACCCCACGTGCCTGTATCAGTGTAGCCGTTCGTGTCGCAATGTCGCGAATCTGATCGGCAAGCTCCGGCTTGATCAGCGCGGGCAACTCTCGTGGGGCTGATGCCATCCCGGTGCCCGGCTGGTACTTATCCGAGTAGCTCAGAATCGAAGCCGTCTTCTCCGAGCGCTTGGGTCGCTCGATGGCAGAGAGGGTGAGCCGAGGATAGCTTCGAACGGCGATCTGCAAGTCGTAAAGATCCTCTCGAAACGGCTCAACGACCGCTCCGTCGCGCAAATGCACCGAGCTACGGACCCGCTCTCTCAGCGTTGCAAGGTCGCGCACGACCTCGATACCGATCGAAGAGCCACCATAACGTGGCTTGACGATGTAGGGCCCATCAAAACCGATCTCTCCCTCAGCGGTCGCCCTCGGCAATGCAGGAAGGCCAGCCGCCGACGCCAGCGCGGCAAAACTCAGCTTGTCCATGCCGAGCGCTGCGGTCGCCGCCGACGGACCGGTGTAGCGCAACCCAGCAAGATCCATAGCTGCTTGGATGGCTCCATCCTCTCCTGGGCCACCATGACAACAGTTGACGACCACCTCTATGGGTAGCAACTCCAGCTTTGGACGCAACCCAGAACTCAGGCTTCCAAATCCGGCCTTAAGGCCGCTCATGAGCATCAATGGCTCGGCACCTGCGGGCACCCCTTGAGCAAACGCTGGCGCCTCGAGCGTGGGGGGTACACGGAAAAATTCACCGGTCTTTGACCAGTAGATCCCAACGACCGATCCTGGGCCTTGTACCAATGCACGAGCCGCCTGGAGGCCGGTGAGAATCGAGATATCGTGTTCAGGTGAGGGTCCTCCAAAGAGAACCGCGGTCATCATCTCCATAACAACTCCACTCATCCCACGACCGTCAACGCGAGACGGTCGAGCAAACTTCGACTGTGTTGTCGGCTCGATCACCGACCTTCTTGCTCGTTATGCTAACCACTGTTCTCGCCGACGAGCAACACCGTCAACTCACTGCGAGCGCCAGTAGCTTTCATAACGGCCTAACGCAATAACTTTATCATGTCGCTCGCACCGAGCCGAAACAGACCATTGTCGATTCACGACACCTTCCTGCATCGGAGCAGTAGCTAATCGAGGCGGGCTGGATTGAGGAGGCCTCGTCACCCGGTGAACCCAGTACGCCATGGTTGACAACGCCGAACGATAGTGGCGCCTACCGCCCAGATCCACGGGCACGTCTGCGCCAGGAACCTTGCAGTGGATCATTCCAACGCAGAATAATCGGCTTATCCTCCGCAGGGGCAGAACCGCTTCGGATCTGGGCCACTTGCCTTGCACCAATCACCACATCGCGTCGACCTTCGAGCCTTCTCATCGCACGAACTTGTGGGCACGGCACGCCTCTCTTCAAAACGATGGGGGGTTCTTAGCTCCATCACTCGCACAACACCCACCCGACAGCTTGGCGCAAGTCGATGACCAAACACGAGTGAGCGACACCTAGCACGATCACCCACAACCAAGGAGACCTACCTTGCTGGAGAACCCCCAGGTAAGGAGCATCCACGATAACGTCCGACCACAAAGACCGAATTCAACTCTAGCTACGGATAATGATCAGGCAAGTCGTTCTCATAGAGGACAACATCACCGGCCTTGGCACTACGTTTCACGTGGGCAATCGCGCTTGCTCGATCCTTGACGGTAATCACGGTCGCCAATCGACTCTGCGTCGACTCCGCCTGGGCCTCAGCAGCTCCCCCGACCAACGCCGCCCGGTTCGTCGCCCCGACAACGATGAGCTGATGAGCAACCACACCGACCGCTTTGCCGAGCGAGTAATTCTCAGGATATTGTCGCTTACCCAGCTCAACCATCCCTGGCGTCACGACGAACTTGGTCGCGGTCTCAGACCCTCGCCGTTCAAGCGCTGCAAGAGCCCTACGGGCCCCGGCCGGATTGGAGTTGTAGGTATCGTCGAGCACCTCGATACCGCTTTCGGGCACAACCGCCGTGACCAAACGATTCGCTGGTGACGTCACCAACCCGAGTCGATCTCCGATCGCCTTGGGCGTGACACCGCACTCGAGAGCAGCCGCTATCGCACAAGCGAGGTTCGTGGGCGCGATATCACCGGCCTCGATCTTGGTCAACTTCGAACCGGCCAGATAGATCACCAGCTCGCCCTCTTCGTTGGGTTTTACCGTCACATCAACATCGAGTGCGATGGACGAGACTTTGATGATTCGGCGTTGGGTGGCGCTCCCAGCAAGCGCCTTTGCTGCCAACGCCAGCCGTGGGTAGTCGACGTTTATGATCACCACCGAGGCTTGCTCGGTAATCTCAAGCTTGGCACGGAGGATCGAGGCCTCGGAGCCGAAGCGCTCGAGATGGACGGGACCAAGTGCGGTGATGACCGCAATCTCGGGTGGAACCCACGCACAGAGTGCAGCGATCTCACCGGGCCCAAACGTGCCCATCTCCGCGATAAACACCTCGGTGCCAGGCACCAGACGTTCGTTGATCGCGCGGGCAAGGCCACCTCGGTTGTTAAAGGACGCCGGGGAGGCGACGGCTCGTACCGAGCCTTCGAGCAGGGTTGCCAAGTAATTCTTGGTCGTCGTCTTGCCGAACGAGCCGGTGATCCCAACGACGCGTGGTCGCACCCGTAGCAGTCGTTCGGTCGCATCGTCAACGTAGCGTTGCAGGAATCGATCCTCAAGGGGTTGGGTCACAACCAGGGCCAGCTCGACCACCGCTGGCGCGAGGTAGCCAGCCGCGAGCGCAAAAGCCAGTGGGAACCCGACCAACCAGCCGATCAGCGTCGCGACAACATCGATAATCCCGATGGTCACCAACAGTCGTTTCACTCTGGTGGTCAGGGCGAGTTTCGAGGTGCGTCCACGAAAGCCAAGCCCAACGGGAGCTAACGCCAGACAGATTACGAGAACGGCTGCAACAATAAGGTGGCCAAGTGTGCCGAGCGCGGTGACAAAACCGCCGACCACCAGCACGAACCCGATCACCAACAAGGCCTGGTTCACAAAAGACGCCCGATACCAGAGGGTAAAGAAGATCCCGATACGTCCTGGCAAGTAGTGCTCTCGTTGGGCAACACGCACCCACTTGATTGCCCCAGCCTGGGCCAGAATCCCAAGCACGACGGCCACTACGACGGCAAGCTCTCGCCCCATTGCTTCGGCCAACCTCCCGGACTAAGACTCATCTACTCTAGCAGCGATCAGGTTGGCGATCGACTCAGGATCCTCGATCGGCACGAGATGATGGACACCATCGAGCACCTGCAGCGTCGCGTGCGGGTTCGCGGCCTCCGCTTGGCGAGCCAACGCAACCGGGCACGCCTGGTCGAGGGAACCCCACAGCATGTTGACTGGGCGTTCGATCTTCTTGAGGCTTTCAAGATGCTCCTCATTAACGACCTTGACAAAGATCTCACGCATGATGCCGTCGGCATTGCGGTAGTCATCCGATCCGTACTTATGGCGTGCCTTCTCCAGTCGAGCCTGTGAGACCACGCCAGCGCCAGCCAATGCCCGCACGAGCCGGTAAGCAAACGGCGACTTGGCTTGATTGGTTGGCTTGATGATTGGGACACCAACGAGCACGACCTCATCGACAAGCTCGGGAGCAACGACACCAGCCAGCTCAATCGCCACCCTGCCACCAAAGGAGTGTCCGACAACGACGATGCGGCCAAGGTTGACCTGGCGACGCCAGACACGGATCACGCCGGCAACAGCCTCGGCATAACCCTGGCTACCGATCGCAATCGCAGGCGCAACCGACTCGCCAAAACCCGGCAGGTCAAGGGCTAAAACGGAGATGCGGTCATCGAGACTTCGAATGACACGAGACCAGTCGTTGTGGTCGCGTCGCCAACCATGAAGGAAGACAACACCCGATTGACCTGCATCACGTGACTGCCCAACGACACCCGGAACCGCCGATGACGGCTGAGTGAAGGTAGTAGTAAAGAACGCAGCGGTGACGGCTCATTCCTCCGAATCGTCGTCGTACCCGTACGTCGATGACGCAGCCTGAAGCTCGTCATCGTCTAAGTAGGCCATGCACCACTGGGCGTGGCCATGAACCGAATCGCCTCCGCATTCCTCACAACGAATGAGTGGAACGGGAATGCCCTGCTTTGCCTTTCGCGCCTCTTCGTACCGGCGATGACGACCCTTTTTCACGCGCTGCTCCCACTCAATCTGACGAGACCCATTATCTTTCCTCGCACGTCCAATAGCCAGTTTAGCGATCCCTGCCTTGGGAATCTCCAGCTACTAGGGCAAAACGCCTGACAGCTAGGATAGATTCCAAGACAAGGCATGTCTGTGCCGCTAGCCCCGCCCCGGCAAGCCGGCCCGGCTGGGGCTTGACCATGAAAATCGGCCAACAGCGTCGTGAATGGAGGCGAGCCCCCAGGTTGTAGCTATCGGGTTTGAGTCATCGAGTTCAGGCTGTTGGGTTCGGGCTGTTGGGAAGGCCCCAACCAAAGAGGGTCCGGGTGACCCGGGTCCTGGCAGGTTCACAACGCACACCAAGATCACGGACTCGCCGGCAGCAAGAATAGGATGGAACAATAGTTTGATCCCGAGTTGACGACGTTGACCCGGTCCGGCCAAACCAGCTCGACGTGTCGAGACACCGTACGAGGAGCGAGACCCTTTGGTTCAGGACAAGGTGAATTCGGGCCAAGGTGAATTCGGGCCAAGGTGAATTCGGGCCAAGGTGAGTTCATAACAAGAGACGTTCGATTCCAAGAAGGAGCATCGATGGCAGACACATTCGATCCACAAGAGATGATCGAGCGCTTCCAGCGCCGAGCAGCGGCCGTCAAGTCTCGGCCCATTCCACCGGTAGAAGGGAGCGAACGGGCAAAGTTCGTCGAACAGGCGTCGATCGACTACTTCGACTATGCCGTCATTGGCGATGCAGTAGCCAAGCTCGAGGATGGAATCCTCACGCTCACCATCGATCTACGGCCCTCCGAGGCAGAGAGCTAGGCTCCCCGGAGGCAGAGAGCTAGGCTCCCCGGAGGCAGAGAGCTAGGCTCCCCGGAGGCAGAGAGCTAGGCTCCCGGAGGCAGAGCATTGGGCCGCCCCCGGTACTGAGCCAAGATCGCACGCCCGGCGGACGAAGCCGACTCGGTTGCCCACGTCCGGGTCCTTTTGGAGCCCGGTGATTACCAGTTAGCGGGCACATACAGATGGTTAACAAGTGGCACCAAGCACGCACTGGCCCAAGCGGTGAGTATCTCATCACCGGTTTGCAAAACCAGCCCAAGCGCAGAAACGATCCGATGTGTGTTCGCACAGTTGACTCTGGTTCGAGACGCCGACTGTCGGTTCATCCGATCAACGGTCGCGCATCGAAGAGCCGGTCGGGTCGTCCTCAGGTGACTGGGAAATCGCGTCACACAACCCCATCAAGAGGCGTTCACCATCGCTGACTTGAACACTGCGCTCACCTGCGAGCAGTGCGCCAAGCTCGGCTCCACACACCTCATAGCGCCAACCTCGCGACAGCCCGCCACGACGACGCACGACAAAATCAACGATGTCGTCCCGTGCAGCGATCAGTGATGCGTCAAGATCAAGCTCGAGGGCTGTGGCCTGGACAACCGAGGCAGCAAGCAAGACGATAGGAGCAAGTTCTGGACGCATAGTTGCTGAAATCGCCAGCTCTGCCGTTGCAGTTCCAATCGGCTGGTCACTCGCGACAAGCTCGAGAAGACAAGCGATGGTCTCCGTACCCATCCGACGCGAATCGACCCCGCGCAGGCGCTCAAACTCGGAGCGTGACCGTGGTCTGGCGCGAGCGATCGAGGCGATGGCGAGATCTGAGAGAATTGATCGTGCAGGCACATCACGGACCCTGGCTTGCTCCTCACGCCAAGCGGCAATCCGTGCAGCAACCCGACGCTGTCCCTCATCGTCGAGCGTGCGACACTCACGGATGCGGGTCCAGGCCAGCTCGACAGGAGTCTCGGAACGGCGCCGACGCACGACTGCCTCCATCTCCTCGAGTGCCCAGGTCCCTCGACCCAGTACTTCAAGATCCACCACAATGCGACGCTCAAGCTCTTCAAGATACAGGACGTCGGTCGCCGCGTAATCGATCTGCTCAGGGCTGAGTGGTCGCGCCATCCAATCCGAGAGCCGGGCTCCCTTCGCAATGGTCACCTGGAGAAACTGATGCAAAAGTGCGCCGAGTGAGGCGTGGCTCATCCCGAGAAAACCGGCAGCCACTTGGGTATCGAAGAGTCGAACCGGCCGAGCACCCACTGCGCGTTCAAGAATCTCAAGATCCTGCTCACTGGCGTGGAAAACAAACTTAATGGTCTCGTCGAAGAAGATCTCGGCCAATGGGCTTAGATCGAGCTCCAGTGGGTCGATCAGAAAAATGAAGTCCCCCACCCGCATCTGAACGAGTGCAAGCTTGGGGTAATAGCTACGCTCGCGATGGAATTCGGTGTCAACCGCAACCGAACCGGTGGCCTTGGCCTCCTCGACAACCTGGGCGAGGTCGGCATCGGTGGCGACCCAGCGCAGTCGGATTCCCTCGCGATGAACCAGCGCTGCCCTCAGATCCGGGGTCAGCACCTCCTTGATCGTCGAGTCAGCACCGTCGCCACCGAGTCCATCACCAACCACCGCATCGCGAAAGCGTCTAGAGCGCTCCAAACTGCCCCTTTTCTCCGTCGCTAGCCACCGTAGCGCATCCGAGTATCCGACATCGACAGCACCTTCGTCCATTGCGAAGGTGTCTTCGTTGTGACCATGCTATCGACCGAAGTGACAACGAGCCAATGGCTCTCCAGCGCTATGGTCGAGTACACCCTCCCAATCAGCATGCCAAGGGCATCGCATGGCATCACCAAACCCGACTCAGCGTGACGAACAATGGAAACGCCACTGGCGCGGGTATCGTCTTGGTCTTCGAACACGGGTGGCTTTGCAAACTTGCGCGCCAAGGGAGCTTGGGACGCCTCTAGCAAGACAAGCCCGACGGGACTCAACGGAGCCAGGAACCCCAACGCGATCGCGCCTTCTTCAATCGACATCGCGAGCCTACGTGGATGCTTGGCAGCCTGCATGACCAATGAGATCGTCATGAGATGCGTCCGTGATCCATCTGAAAGGCTGAGCAAATAGAGTCCCGACGTCATCGCCCACAGTGCGCTGCGCAACTGGGCATCGTCGCTCGTCGCTACAATCTCAGACATGTCCTGCCCGTTCTGCGATCTGATCGCAAATCCTGACGATCCCCACGTCGTCGCCATCAATACCGACACAGCGGTACTGCTCGACCATGCTCCGGTCTTCTTGGGGCACGCCCTGGTGGTTCCGAGGACCCATGTGGAGCACTTGTTGGTTGCGCCACCCGACCTCGCAGCACTGGTCATGACCGACACCCAGGCGACGGCTAGGGCGATGATGGAGGCCTATCAGGCAGAGGGGGTTCTCACCCTCGCTAACACCATCATCTCGCAGTCGGTACCACATCTCCACGTTCATGTTATTCCCAGACGGCGAGGAGACGGCCTTCGTGGCTTTCTCTGGCCTCGACAGCGCTACGGCTCATCGGTCGTGCTGGCCGAGTATCGAGACCGACTGCGTCATGCGCTCGCGACCGATGAATCAATCACCCGGACGAGGCAGTAGTCCTTTTTCCCACGACGCAACACGATCAGGCGACCGTCGACCAGCAGCTCGGTGGTGATGAGAATACTCTCGCGCTGGGGCACGCCGTTCAGGTAGAGGCCACCCTGGGCCAAGATGCGCCGCAGCTGTGACTTGGATGCAAACAGCGGAG contains:
- a CDS encoding ion channel, with protein sequence MPTLVTILLTRVKRSQVITLLVASVACIVVGAIAFAATQHVSVGIGLYWAITTATTVGYGDVTPHNTVGRVIAILVMVTSIPLFGAAFAFLAATLTAARLAKLLHMREGPPRGSFVAIYGMHDAVRKIADEVARTGERVVVIAESNLESLPATVETIKGDPTLESVLRRSEPERASRLLIAVEDEKDALLVAVMLRHLAPTVPLIAVANSARIATALTDLGVETTVSVEDLLGHTLAKSIETPHAGDLLLEMVRSPEMVFREFDPPAELIGKTLSSARSIEPGLLLGVVKEGQIHMGVSSDPIIEAGDAILVLRRREDSSRHKPARDEPVPNG
- a CDS encoding type IV secretory system conjugative DNA transfer family protein; this translates as MFYLGRRGDGAPYFTSERSHLLVLGPPRSGKTSSLVIPNARLFPGAVVVTSTKNDILDAIRQRRVELGTIWVFDPSHEIPLNEDAQRAVWSPVVGASTFEEAVLVAEGFVSVALGGSSGSDRHWVDRAKALLAPLLHAAHLLEVPASVVAGWVDRRDFAEAIDTLQFNGAERALEVLQGVLASEARERSAIISSASGALAAYRFGDSDVGELFDPSRFVISNDVLLIVSPALVQTVVAPVVVALIDEIRRAAYRAAAVDAHPMVALILDEMANIAPLPSLGSLLSEGVSQGVYLLGALQDLSQARLRWPELMRGLLTLFGTTVVLGGIGDVETLRMLEELFGSVDHPEVGWQRGGLWRVTTSTHRVGRPLFGRGELRGLGAFEGAVLDLRGGSGRVQLTPDFWFQQE
- a CDS encoding CoA transferase translates to MGPLQGIRVIEMAGIGPAPFAGMVLADLGATVIRIDPPKRPGIGADLMGRGKRAIAIDAKKPGATEVIMQIIDRSSILIEGFRPGVMERLGLGPAEVMAHNPRIVYGRMTGWGQDGPKAAHSGHDINYISMAGVLGSVGDESRGPAIPLNLVGDFGGGGMLLVAGVLAALIESHRTGQGQVVDAAMVDGSLLLMTMIYSMFQEGQWSNPAGRNLLDGGAPFYRTYRTADDRWMAVGALEPQFFDELVTRLGLGDRFNAQNQYDHRLWPEMQVAFETKFLGRNRAAWEQIFQDSDACVTPVLTMAESLRHPFHEARSSFQAVGSMTQPAPAPRFGLHTNEHQPTATQLRYDTRGILDEIGLNSDDVESLVAQGLVIE
- a CDS encoding alpha/beta hydrolase; its protein translation is MPELRKIALWHELYGAEDAPAVVMIHGLGGQLTDWPKSSIDVLVSAGFRVLIYDQRDSGRSTHLSEAGAPDILSISIGRHELAPYTLADMADDLLELLDQLGIDRVHLVGVSMGAMVAQQFLLAQPTRVRSIVSMLGTTGRRGVGGPSELALAALLNPNPAEPLEVVVACPRSATERQAILDRISRGAERLAAAGTDDPYASVRQLGAILASGDRSSALAALDGLPALVVHGTIDPLVDVSGGFDTFRVLKEARLLLFGGLGHDLPTWCWDRLAPELLTTIQRAKD
- a CDS encoding class I SAM-dependent methyltransferase gives rise to the protein MIASEPARQALASRWSSNLADWAIPQEVLASAPESPWSFDPNAFRPRMDETLNHTQHAILALLDRSSDRSVLDVGAGAGAGVLPIAPSVHSLLALDQNAAMLEVLALESEAVPEMIVETRVGDFFDLEPGLGRYDVVTSQNVIYNIDDLFGFLTGLLNHARVGVVLEMTLHHPHYGLSLLWQRFHQIERPSTPSAADVIEALEMLGVTPRVLVGPSLARVEDPARRIISVRRRLCLGPDDDPRIQAALAEGLTLANPAVTLVCELGDA
- a CDS encoding PH domain-containing protein gives rise to the protein MAAPEPMTPSLGQLSGRTQRVVGAMLDPDERLVAVIHPHWWLVLGPAATFVAASVIAIVLTTFNYALLSLLGLIILAVAVVNMVFRGLQWYVEMLVVTDRRVRFSRGVLLRRTSEIPLRHVNDITTEQGIIGRMLHFGRLKIDSGNALGDELVTFIPNPVRLRQLLAGLEDRQRFGGAPPVVNSGEGSDRLSRLERLAILHAGGFLSLQEFEQAKASLLRETEDDPRSTM